The stretch of DNA ACCCTAGCAATAAAATCAAGGCAGCCATAACGAAAATAGCTACTATATCGACCTCAACATAGATGGATTGAAATATATTCCATGTAAATAACAATATAAAAGCCCAAACCACAATGCCCATCAATATATCTTTTCTCGATGCAATTACCATTTATCCTACCTCCCTCCAATATGGACCTCTTATTTTTAAGAAAAAAGCTAACCTAGCATACACTAAATTAGCTTGTTAATCTCTCTATCTTTTATTTTAATATTTTACTTCAAACTTGGTAAGCTCAGTGTCTTCTGCTAGCTCCTTTACTTCCATATCTTGAACTCTAGCAAACTTAGTGGGGCCTTTTTCTACTTCGTTTAAGAAAGCATCTACGTTTTTATCTTCGCCTTGGGCCTCGATAAGCACACTGCCGTCATCTTCATTTCTCACCCATCCGACAATAGCATTTTCTGTCGCTGCTTGCTGTGTAAAATAACGAAATCCGACGCCCTGCACTTGTCCTTTTACATTTACTTTTATATGTCTCACCTTATCACCTCTAGTTGTAACATACCCGAAAATAAATAGAGCCACACTATAAAAGTATGACTCTACTATTTTTATTTATTCCAATCGCGAAGAGGTTTATATCCAGAATGATGAAGAAAATCATATACTGTTTCATCACTTAAACTATTTATATTAATATTCTTTTCCAAAGCAGTAATATGCATACGTGCTGTATACTCTAATGTTTGTAAAGCTGTACGGGCCTCTTTTAAATTGACATCACAGACAATGATCCCATGATTCTCTAATA from Oceanobacillus iheyensis HTE831 encodes:
- a CDS encoding acylphosphatase, producing the protein MRHIKVNVKGQVQGVGFRYFTQQAATENAIVGWVRNEDDGSVLIEAQGEDKNVDAFLNEVEKGPTKFARVQDMEVKELAEDTELTKFEVKY